In the genome of Kazachstania africana CBS 2517 chromosome 6, complete genome, the window ATCCACATCGTTACCGTTGGACCCTGAGTCTGGCGTTTTAGTTTTGTCATCATTAGGATTGGTATCTTGAGGAGTATTATCTTGTGGTGGATTATTCGTTGTGTGCTGTTCAGATGTAGTGTTCAACGTgttgttttcaatttccaatGTGTCATCTTCAAAGGTGGTTTTTGTTGTACTATCTGGGGTTGTAGTACCCaatttatcatctttaGATATGATTTCCAATGCATTATCTTGAGAAAcagcttcttcttccatcaATTGACTTTCCAGTTGGCTATCTTGGGAATCTGAAGATAAATGTTTATCCAAGACTTCTTTTTGCTCTTGAGCGTCATTGTCATCATTCTTCTGTTCAGTATTTTCGTCACTTGCAATTTCTggttcttcattattttgtaagCGCTCTTCAGTATCTTCCTGATTTTCAGATTCTCCGCCGTTGTCACTGTTGTCACTGTTGTGCtcaacttcattttcttgctTCTCCTCATCAATTGCCTTAGAGGAACGATCCAATTCCATCtgttcatcttcagatTTGGTGGTAATTTCTTCCATGGAAGCTTGCTCATCCACTGGTTGTGCGCTATCCTCGTCAATATCCATCTTAGACGCGTCATCCTCTTCCCTCGTAGAACTAGCAGCAGCATCATCATTGAACAGAGACGCATTAGAATCCAATGACCCAGAGGGACTGTTGCTTCCTGTAGTGGCTGGTAGCGGGAAATCGGGATACCCGACGTTATTACTATCTTCCTGTTGTTCCATTGCGATGCGggaaatataaataaagaTGCCAGAAACTTTGTTCGCTACAGTAATAACAATGcagtaataatattacaatAATTGGAAATGCGATCCAAACTACTTGCTCTTGAACAGCGGTCTATTAGTCGTCGTGTTTTCCCTCTATTATTACCGTCAGCTAAACTTCACTATTTCACGtatattattgtttttttttccttggAGTTCCTGTccttccaaaaatttggcGTGAAAACACGACAAGCTGGGTAACATACCATCACAACGCACGACTAGAGACCCTCCAGCAATACTAAAAACAACGACTACAATTTAAATGCGCTTTTTATAACACCTGCAAAAGAGCAGTGGAGTAACGATTGCTGTGAGTTCTCTATTTTGTCTTACGCTGTGGTATCCTCCACGTGCCCAGGTTATCACGTGCTTCTTCACCATCGCCCTCCGTCGTTTTCTGAGCCTCGCGTCcccatttctttttcactGCTACGCCTCGATGAAGGCCTTCGAGGAAAAAAGGCGATCTTGGCAGAgaggaaaaatttgatgcCACTATGTATAAGGTGCTTCTCCCTGTCATCAGacacttatatatatatataaatataaatacatCGTATTTCCTACCGTGCATACACCAGAGTATACAGTTTCCTCCCCCGATAGAACACATAAATGATCGTTTCGTTGTATTTGTGGTCCATACTGTGCGTCTTGTTCGCTGATTTCGTCAGTGCAGACGTTCAAGTCGTTAGTCCAACGAAAGGTACCACCTACGATTCTTCCAACAGTAAAATCTCATTCACTCTCTCGTGGATGGATGATAATGCATTCCCAACCATAGACGACGTCACCCAATATACTTTTATGTTATGTGGTGGTAAGAACAGTGATATTAAATGTCCATATGAAATTGCAACAGGTGTAGCACCTTCTGCAATCACTACATCTAGTGGGAAATATAGTTATGCCGTTTCATTCGCTTCTTCTGTCGTGGGTGACGGACAGTACTTCGTTCAAGTCACTGCAATCATTGGCACAGAAGGTCAAACTATTCATTACTCCCCAAGATTCAATTTAGAAGATATGACAGGTACCACTTCTTATACATACACCGATTCAACACAACCAGTCGGACAAACGCAAATCACAACAGGTACTGCAACAACAGATGCAGGTGACACGTCTGCTTCTTTCTCCATCCCCTACACTGAACAAACTGGTAAGACAAGATACGCACCAATGCAAATGCAACCAGATACAACAGTAACAAAGACAACTTGGTCTAGAAGATTCGCTACATCCGCAGTGACTTACTATTCCACATTCAATACCGTACTCGATTGTTACTCTACAGTCACACCAGGCTGGAACTATACCATGACTTCAGGAGCAAATTATGCGACTCCCGCACCATTCCCTTCAGCAAACGGCGGTTGGTATGATCCAAAGAGTAAACTATCTCTATCCTTAAGAAAACTTAACgctaaaagaaaatagattatatattaatacGTACACATAAATTAGGAActttttattcaataaatttcaggaaatttcttcgataaattttgtaattgaACTATACCATTTATACTAATATTCTCACCTTCTTGTAACTTACATGGCACAGCATCAAGAACTAAGAACCCGGTCTCACCATCATCACTGGACCTACACACAAACTCATACCACGAATCAATCTCGAAGTTTATACTCGTACTGGAAACACGTACATTATCTAAAGTTATCATCTCATTTTCAACCGTTGGTGaatttaaaatcaatatgCTATCGCTTGATTTCGATTTAATTTGTGCTATCAGTCTAAAAACTGGAACATGTGTCTGACTGATCTCTCTTGGATCTAATCTTGGTGTCTCACTGGCCATTAGTAATTCTTATTCTTGTTATACCGCTCTACTCCTTTTTCACTCTCACGTCAATTGGGtgtagtatatatatatatatatattgaatttttctttacgCGTTGGCTTTTTTTAAGGCCTTTTCATATTCAGAGCATGTGACATGCATATATAACACTTACGTGCCTTAATACTTTGCGTTACTCAAATAGTGAAACCCATGATTATAAAAGACGGTATACTGATATCTACGTTGGAAAGTTGAGTCTCTTGTAGCCCACTATTACTTACCATTCATATCTGCTTTTGGATTGCCGGGTAAATATGCGTTACCTCTAAAGTCTAATTTATCTTAAtgtgaaaaaaagtttgaTAAGATGGGATTAACTCATCGGAACTGCATGCAATAAGGTCTCTGAACAGTTGATAACTTATCGCAATTCATGCAGGTATTCGTCGATGAAAAGTTTCCTGAAGGGAGCCTAAAAGTTAGAAGAGGGTACAAGAAAGTATTCTTCTCAATTTTTGCTACAGTGTTACTAGGGGTACATCTCATCTTGTCACAGGTCCattttttcgaaaatgatattactATCCCATCATATAAACAACCACGGTGTGGTAAGACAGAAGCGATTTCTCCATCTTTTGACGTGTCCGTTCAAAAGATTCTAAATGATCcagatttcaaattgaactcgattgaaaaattgtcaaaGGCAATCCAAATTCCTACAGAAGTTCACGATGTTAATCCAATTCCATCAGAAAATCCATCATACTACAACAATTTCTTCCGTTTCcatcaatatttggaatCTACTTTCCCCCTGGTACATaaacatttgaagaaagaattggTTAATGGCGTCGGTTTGCTATATACATGGGAAggtaaaaatgaaactcAAAAACCAGTGATTTTGATGGCTCATCAGGATACTGTCCCAGTAAATAACGATACTTTATCAGAGTGGGAATATCCACCTTTCTCGGGACATTACGATTCAGAAACTGATCTCATTTGGGGTCGTGGGTCAAATGATTGTAAAAACTTATTGATTGCTGAATTTGAAGCTATCGAACAGTTGCTTGAAGACGGCTTCCAAACTGAACGTACAGTTATATTGTCTCTAGGGTTTGACGAAGAATCCAGCGGATTATTGGGTGCTGGTACACTGGGCCCATTCCTTCACGAAAGGTACGGGGACGATGGGATTTTAATTATTGTAGATGAAGGTGACGGTATTATGGAAATTGACGATGGAATTTTCGTAGCTAGTCCAATCAATGCTGAAAAGGGTTACGTAGATGTTGAAGTAACAATAAGGGGCCACGGCGGACATTCTTCTGTTCCTCCAGATCATACCAACATTGGTATTGCCGCAGAATTGATTACTCTATTGGAGAAAAATCCGTTTGAATATCGTTTTGATCTTGATAATCCATTATACAATTTATTGACCTGCACAGCTGAACATTCTAAATCCATTTCTCAGGATTTAAAGGATGTTATCTTGGAAGCACCATATGATAAAGTTAAAAAGAATTTACTAACTGAATTTGTCTCTAAAAAACCTGATCTAAGAGATTTAATTAGAACCACTCAAGccattgatattattaatggAGGTGTCAAGGCTAATGCACTTCCAGAAACCGTTAGTTTCTTGGTCAATCATAGGATCAATCTACATTCTTCTATAGATTATACTGTTGAAAGGGACCTAAACTATATCAAGCAAATAGCTAAAAAGTATGATTTCGGTATATTTTATGATggtaaatttttaaaaaatgaaaccaaaaatggatattttgatataaaaattttaaaaccATTGGCACCAGCACCCGTTTCTCCTAATGAAGGTCCTGTTTGGGATATGCTAGCAGGGACAATTCAAGATCTATTCCAAAATAAGATTTTTGACaagcaagaaaataataccAATCAACTTTACGTTACAACGGGTTTATTCTCTGGAAACACTGATACAAAACACTACTGGGCCTTATcgaaaaatatatacagATTTATTGGTTCAATTGTAGGTGCAAGCACATTGAAAACAGTTCATTCTGTTAATGAACATATTGAAGTTGAAGGTCACCTTTCAGCTATTGCTTTCGTGTATGAATTTATTGTAAATGTAAGTGAGTATAAAGAGTCCTAGGTACtcatattatataatttctATTCTTATTCTTTTGACTACTTTTTGTGCAAAGTAAAACgacaaaaattattattacaatgTCTATCGTCAAGCCAAGTATCGACCTCAAAGTCCATGTTCTGTAATATTTTCTCATTTTGTCATGCGAATTAATTACTTGATTAGCGGCTTCCTTCAAGAAGTTGAACCTTAGAGTCTTCAGTTTAGCAACATCATTATCATGCACTGTTCTGGAATCTACAGGGTCTGCTACTATTGTCAGTTCATCACTAGCATTGATACTGTTTATATCTTCCATGCTCTCATCTTTTAACCTTACCAGGcttctcttatttttaaGCTCGCTCTGAAATAAGGTTggaaattcttcatcatttaattttggatGATAAACGTCATGACGGAGATACCATTGAATATAAAAGTACAAACCAAGGTTGATAATCCAGAATATTGGGATTATAACACCTAtccagaaaaatttgaaaaaagctTTTTTTAACTGCTCACTTCTCATGCAGGATTGACAATgacaatcaaatatttgcGTTTCCTCATCAAATGGGgcaatcaaaaatttggaatttgAATAGTTAGACAAAGAGTCCATTTCAGAACTAGAGCGCTgcatttatttatttttttggccTATTGTAGTAGTACGGTGTTACGATATATTACTGTAATATCTTGGTTACCTTTATATACATTTATTAGTCTCGAGATGAGGTTCATTTTTTGTCGCAATGTAAATTTCCCAAAAGGGAAATTACATGTTTTAGGAAATATGCATGGTTAAAGTTAATGAATATCTTGGTACTTTCTGAAACAAAATACCAGTTCATGCTGAATTTTTTGctatatttgaatttatatatgaGAATGGTCTGCctattttcaagtttgttttaaataatatcaCATTAATAGTACAAAAGTTATGTTGAAtgttaataatttgatggtGGTTTTACTATTGTCCGACAGCACTTGCAGTTGAACCATTCAAATGATGCGATGATGAGGCTGATGACTTGCGGTGCTCTTGTTTTTTCTGCTTGTATTTGGCAATGAATTTATCCATGTATGATTTGACAAAGCTTTTCACTTTTGCATGTTTATCtttgttcaatttctcaGGTGGCATATTTTTGggatcttttttcaattccttTGAGGTTAATATCTTGACAATATCTCTAGAACATTCTTTCATGTGATCATGAGTCAAGTGCACATCAGACTCATATTTTCTCACTAAATTTGGCACAAATGAtgcaaaaaatttgttcCAGTGGTGTTCATAACGATGAGTATGACGTTTTGGAGTtggttctttttttatgttCTTTTTGGTAGCATCATTATTCTTCTCTTCCTCtaaatcttttttcttattagcGTCAGCAATAATTTGGTCAAGAacatttctcttttcagtttccatcttcatttttagtttcatttgttctagttcttctttctttgccCTCTCTATGGCATTTTGCTCCTCTaagaaatattcttttctcttttttctttctctttcttcatcaatcCTTCTCAATCTCTTGTTGCGCTTACTTTCCATTCGACTATTAAAATCGTTTGACCTATATCCAGAATTATCTGGCGGTTCGCTTAATTTCCGCTTTTGTTGAGCATTATAATACATAGGACGgccattttcttgaatgatttCCCATCCAGGTGGAAGTCTGACTCTTCTGAAATCCataattttgttgataGTTGAGGAGGAAGCGGAAGACAATTCACTTATTTCCCTTTTTGATATTCTAGTGTATGTTTCGTAAGCATCCCATTTCTCTAATAATTTACTACATGAGCCTTTCAATGATGGATATTTTTCTGAAATCATAGTTATACTTGTATCAATCTGTGACGCTACTATACCGTTTTTGGTTGTCTTGGGTAGATtatccaaaaaatttacgATAGCCTCTTCGATTTTGATATCATCCGCAAATAGTTTTAGTAATTTGGTGAAACATTTATAGCCATGTAATTTTATAACTTGATAATAGAGACTTTCATCTGAAATCAAATACAATCTCTTGAAGAGCTTTGATGCAATCAACGTATTTTCATTCTGTAGTAATACACTCATCACTCTAGTAACATCCTCTATTGTTTCACAAGGTAGATCTTCTAATGATTCAACGAATTCCACATTGATATTTTCGCTACCTTCTTTACTCTTCACGATCTTTTCACCTTTtgctttcttttccttGATCCATTTCCTCTCCATAGATACTTTTACACCCAGGGCATCAGCATAACTTTGCGGTAACAATGATGCAGAGTCTGTTTGAGTCTTACCGCCAAGAAATCCAATACAATTTGGCTCTCCACAGTAACATTTTTGGGCATTAGCACCATATCTGTCAACGTTATAATCAAAGGTAATCTCTTCTCCCTTTTGAATCTTCCTCTTAGAAAATATAcccattttcaatttaccaTTTACAACCCACTTATTAACATATGCATTGGGGTTACAAGAATGATTACAAAATCTTCCTAGAGCACCTTTTCTAGTGGCGTCAATAAACTGACCATTTTGTAACAtcataaaataaaaatgtttGAAATGCATTTCATCGTATTTTATTAATCTGTCTCTAaaactttcttcatctatAACTTCACCGATATACTCATAGATGAATTCATTAGCTTCAAGATCTGTGTTACATCTAACACCATAGCCTTTCATTTCAGTTTGAAAAACAGATATATCAGcatattgttttttttgaaacctCTGATTCTGACAATTCTCACCGCATGAAGACTCACACAATTCGTTAATACATTCTATCAAAGTTAATCTATTAATACAATCAGAATTTTCGTCACAGGACATGTTATGTCTATTACCGTCCTCATCGACAATTATATTCTCAAAACAGTCGCAATCCATGAACTCATTAGGTGAATTCCCCAAAGATTTATTCTGGTAGGTACATGTATCCAAGGCAGTAAATGTGCTTAAAGCTTCCACAGTCTTGTCTTCTTCGTCGAGAAAAAGGCGGACCTCCGCTTGGATCACGGTAGAAGGGGAATTAGAACTCGATGACATAATGTCTTTCGTTATAGAGAATCCTAAACTACTTGTAACGTTGCGAAGAAACCAGCCAAAATGCAGCCAAACTGTCCTTTCCTTCTATCAATCCTAGAGTAAATACCTCTTCCATTTCTCGTGTTTactatttttcaatggtagaaaaaaatcatcacgaaaaaaaaaaacagaaacTGCGAGAAGTTCTTGAATGTGCGTATAGTGTGGGGTGTGGGTTAAGTATACTCATAGTGAGAATTCGGTCATATTACAGTAACATATGATATTATTGCAGCATCATATATATCATAAAATACTTGTTACTCTCAGTGCGACATATATCTAGAGATTGTCATTTTTCTACCAATAAGATTGGAGAATGGTCATTTCGGACTTGCCCAtcttttgtcttttttACGGAGAATCTGTGGGAAACAAGTatcatatataaagagatAGAGATGATTCATTAATGAGGCTATAAGATGTTCTCATATGATAGTCACACggtttatatataacatatTATAGTAGTCGATGGGTGGTCCAGAAGCGAGAACATATATGGGCTGGTGGGGCCATATGGGGTCCCCCAAGCAGAAAGGTATAACGTCATATGCCGTTTCTCCTTATGCACAAAAGCCTCTAGCTAATAATTTACATAATGCCTTCTTCAACAGTTTTAGAAGATTCAAAGCACAAGTTTTGTTTGTGTTAGTACCTGCGGGTCTTTACTGGTACTGGCTGAAGAATTCAAGAGAATATAACGCTTATCTATATACTAAAGCAGGAAAGGAAGAGTTAGATAGGGTTAATGCATAATGGGGGTCGTTGGTCTACATATTTCATTTACAATGTATACATAAAGTGTAATttgagaaataaaaatattatttattcatgccaattcttctcttttcttcataCACGGGAAGTATATCGGAATTTCTGTAAGAAACACAACATCTAGTATGTTTCATCCATGGACCATGTAGTAATTCCTCGACTGTAATCCTCTTTTGTGGATTCCATTGGAATATTTTGTACAAAGCAATTCTTCTCAACCTATTTATTTCATGGTTAACATGTCTCAAATCCTCAAATACGTAAAATTGTTTATCCTCTGTTATCTCCTCAACAAATGATGCATATAATGCATCTTTCTCCTTGACAGCAATTTTCCAAAGGTAATGACCCAGTACCATAGTACAATAGACAACACCTATACTCCAAAGATCGACTAACCTGGGgtcatattttttatccTGTATAAATTCTTCAGGGGCGACGTATGGTTCAGACCCCATTGCACCACTCTGGAAATGAACATGTTTCTCCCATGCCGTTTGGAATACACAACTGGTACCGAAATCACATATCTTAAGGAGCCCGTTTGGATggaataatatattttcagGCTTCAAATCACAATGTGCGACCCCATGATCATGCATGAATTTGACACCGTGCAACAATTGTTTCATGAAACAATCAGCTTCTACAGGATGTAATGCTGTACCACCTTTGGATTTTCTTGTTAATAAACTGTAAAGATCCCCAGATGGGCAAAACTCCATAACTTCAATAAATGAATCGTTATTTTCCATTagatcaaaaatttttaaaatattagGAGGCGGAGAAGTCTTCACCATAgtaccattattattaagGCTTGTATGAGATGTACTCAGTGAGTGTCCTATAATGAACTCAGACGTTATTTTACTACTGAATTTTTCTACTTGATCAGTACTTCTTGGTTTCAACTCTTTAACTGCGAAAAAGATTTTACCCTCTTTTGTAAATGCCTGAAGAGGTGGTATATCGGTGTACTTGATAGGTCTTGCGCATACACTGACAACACCGTAAGCCCCGTGGCCAATGTGACCAATACTCTTACCATACAAGTCTGAAAATGCTGGTATCTCATTTTCGCCTGATGTATCTAGCGTGGTATTGTTATTAATAGTAACGGTTTTTATTTGTAGATGGTTATGAATCTTTTCTGATAACTTattgatcaatttcaattctggAGAACTTACCGCAGCCTTGGAGTTCACCACTTCGGGGATCTTcccatcttcttcttcatcatcgtctGAAGAAGTGGAACCGTTGGAGCGACTTCTTGATCTATATTTATCAACTTTGTCTGTAGTTTT includes:
- the ASG7 gene encoding Asg7p (similar to Saccharomyces cerevisiae ASG7 (YJL170C); ancestral locus Anc_1.169) — protein: MQRSSSEMDSLSNYSNSKFLIAPFDEETQIFDCHCQSCMRSEQLKKAFFKFFWIGVIIPIFWIINLGLYFYIQWYLRHDVYHPKLNDEEFPTLFQSELKNKRSLVRLKDESMEDINSINASDELTIVADPVDSRTVHDNDVAKLKTLRFNFLKEAANQVINSHDKMRKYYRTWTLRSILGLTIDIVIIIFVVLLCTKSSQKNKNRNYII
- the HAL5 gene encoding protein kinase HAL5 (similar to Saccharomyces cerevisiae HAL5 (YJL165C) and KKQ8 (YKL168C); ancestral locus Anc_1.180); the protein is MLKSEDKVADSASVKRNRSLSASFKGLFRSTSSTNNSTINIKGGHPNKIETQTKRTANPDNSILSKLTASKEHELHTSRNRSAVTSPMSANADNTVSPVQSPKLSGKHGVRTVGKMTLSRAGSMNSQESFTSDYIIEEEDDEEENLGDHQRRQRISKRESRKDSTSPVGIDGLISLDARLESRSSQESTESVENKKCSNNNSTGQIFNRSRSRRNSVKANSSNARRSLSLKKVNSFSSINSANNTNSSIMSSPKPPYIRGRAHADTISATTLPTSRNVSEKDKEELKCILQVESFKVFENGSHEHNLKMLSLVSGNVDTDKVKSPTGNNLFSFSGIFKNHSKADEANADYQITPNKYENAKSLIPPKRILACKTTDKVDKYRSRSRSNGSTSSDDDEEEDGKIPEVVNSKAAVSSPELKLINKLSEKIHNHLQIKTVTINNNTTLDTSGENEIPAFSDLYGKSIGHIGHGAYGVVSVCARPIKYTDIPPLQAFTKEGKIFFAVKELKPRSTDQVEKFSSKITSEFIIGHSLSTSHTSLNNNGTMVKTSPPPNILKIFDLMENNDSFIEVMEFCPSGDLYSLLTRKSKGGTALHPVEADCFMKQLLHGVKFMHDHGVAHCDLKPENILFHPNGLLKICDFGTSCVFQTAWEKHVHFQSGAMGSEPYVAPEEFIQDKKYDPRLVDLWSIGVVYCTMVLGHYLWKIAVKEKDALYASFVEEITEDKQFYVFEDLRHVNHEINRLRRIALYKIFQWNPQKRITVEELLHGPWMKHTRCCVSYRNSDILPVYEEKRRIGMNK
- the SET2 gene encoding histone methyltransferase SET2 (similar to Saccharomyces cerevisiae SET2 (YJL168C); ancestral locus Anc_1.170); the encoded protein is MSSSSNSPSTVIQAEVRLFLDEEDKTVEALSTFTALDTCTYQNKSLGNSPNEFMDCDCFENIIVDEDGNRHNMSCDENSDCINRLTLIECINELCESSCGENCQNQRFQKKQYADISVFQTEMKGYGVRCNTDLEANEFIYEYIGEVIDEESFRDRLIKYDEMHFKHFYFMMLQNGQFIDATRKGALGRFCNHSCNPNAYVNKWVVNGKLKMGIFSKRKIQKGEEITFDYNVDRYGANAQKCYCGEPNCIGFLGGKTQTDSASLLPQSYADALGVKVSMERKWIKEKKAKGEKIVKSKEGSENINVEFVESLEDLPCETIEDVTRVMSVLLQNENTLIASKLFKRLYLISDESLYYQVIKLHGYKCFTKLLKLFADDIKIEEAIVNFLDNLPKTTKNGIVASQIDTSITMISEKYPSLKGSCSKLLEKWDAYETYTRISKREISELSSASSSTINKIMDFRRVRLPPGWEIIQENGRPMYYNAQQKRKLSEPPDNSGYRSNDFNSRMESKRNKRLRRIDEERERKKRKEYFLEEQNAIERAKKEELEQMKLKMKMETEKRNVLDQIIADANKKKDLEEEKNNDATKKNIKKEPTPKRHTHRYEHHWNKFFASFVPNLVRKYESDVHLTHDHMKECSRDIVKILTSKELKKDPKNMPPEKLNKDKHAKVKSFVKSYMDKFIAKYKQKKQEHRKSSASSSHHLNGSTASAVGQ
- the RFA3 gene encoding Rfa3p (similar to Saccharomyces cerevisiae RFA3 (YJL173C); ancestral locus Anc_1.165), translating into MASETPRLDPREISQTHVPVFRLIAQIKSKSSDSILILNSPTVENEMITLDNVRVSSTSINFEIDSWYEFVCRSSDDGETGFLVLDAVPCKLQEGENISINGIVQLQNLSKKFPEIY
- the CPS1 gene encoding Gly-Xaa carboxypeptidase (similar to Saccharomyces cerevisiae CPS1 (YJL172W); ancestral locus Anc_1.166) — encoded protein: MQVFVDEKFPEGSLKVRRGYKKVFFSIFATVLLGVHLILSQVHFFENDITIPSYKQPRCGKTEAISPSFDVSVQKILNDPDFKLNSIEKLSKAIQIPTEVHDVNPIPSENPSYYNNFFRFHQYLESTFPLVHKHLKKELVNGVGLLYTWEGKNETQKPVILMAHQDTVPVNNDTLSEWEYPPFSGHYDSETDLIWGRGSNDCKNLLIAEFEAIEQLLEDGFQTERTVILSLGFDEESSGLLGAGTLGPFLHERYGDDGILIIVDEGDGIMEIDDGIFVASPINAEKGYVDVEVTIRGHGGHSSVPPDHTNIGIAAELITLLEKNPFEYRFDLDNPLYNLLTCTAEHSKSISQDLKDVILEAPYDKVKKNLLTEFVSKKPDLRDLIRTTQAIDIINGGVKANALPETVSFLVNHRINLHSSIDYTVERDLNYIKQIAKKYDFGIFYDGKFLKNETKNGYFDIKILKPLAPAPVSPNEGPVWDMLAGTIQDLFQNKIFDKQENNTNQLYVTTGLFSGNTDTKHYWALSKNIYRFIGSIVGASTLKTVHSVNEHIEVEGHLSAIAFVYEFIVNVSEYKES
- the QCR8 gene encoding ubiquinol--cytochrome-c reductase subunit 8 (similar to Saccharomyces cerevisiae QCR8 (YJL166W); ancestral locus Anc_1.177), with product MGGPEARTYMGWWGHMGSPKQKGITSYAVSPYAQKPLANNLHNAFFNSFRRFKAQVLFVLVPAGLYWYWLKNSREYNAYLYTKAGKEELDRVNA
- the KRE9 gene encoding Kre9p (similar to Saccharomyces cerevisiae KRE9 (YJL174W); ancestral locus Anc_1.164) → MIVSLYLWSILCVLFADFVSADVQVVSPTKGTTYDSSNSKISFTLSWMDDNAFPTIDDVTQYTFMLCGGKNSDIKCPYEIATGVAPSAITTSSGKYSYAVSFASSVVGDGQYFVQVTAIIGTEGQTIHYSPRFNLEDMTGTTSYTYTDSTQPVGQTQITTGTATTDAGDTSASFSIPYTEQTGKTRYAPMQMQPDTTVTKTTWSRRFATSAVTYYSTFNTVLDCYSTVTPGWNYTMTSGANYATPAPFPSANGGWYDPKSKLSLSLRKLNAKRK